Genomic DNA from Desulfonema ishimotonii:
TTACGCTTTTTTCGGTGGGCACGGGCAGTCCCGGCGGCAGCCTGATTCCCATCCGATTCCCGGACCGCGGCTATTATACCGATGACGAGGGGCGCTATCTGAAGACCCGGTCGGAGGCCGGAAACCTCAGATATATTTCAGATCTGACCGGCGGGCAGTATGTTGAAGTAAACGAAAAAGGGGGGGCGGAGAGGCTGATGGCGGCCATCCTGTCCGGTGCTGAAAACGCCCGCGACACCCGTCAGACCCGGCGTGAATGGTTCGATCTGTCACCCGTTTTCCTGCTGGGCGCGATCTTCTGTTTTGTTGCGGGGTGGTTTGCGGAGAGGTAAGAAGCTGTTTTAAAAATATTTTCGGAGTGCAAAAGTTAAGCCCCGAAGGGGCGATCTTTTGCAGAATTTCCGCACTCCGTTTCTGAGTCGCCGGTATTTTTAAAACAGCTTCTAATTTGCATTCGTCATCTTTTTTCGGCAAGGATACACCCTGATGACGCTGGCAGGTGTGTGGAAGCGCCGCTTCCACACACCTGCGGATAAAACACCGGTTCATACGCTGTGCGGATCAGCCGCGTCCGGTATCCCGGACATCGGAGCCACGCGCCGCATTACCGAACCGTTTTACGCATCTGTCATCTCTTTGACGATGGTCACGGTCTCTCTGGCTGCGTCAGTCGGCTTGTAAGCTGTGTCGGAAATGCCGCTGATCACCCGGACGATGTCGTGGTCCACGCCGTTTTTGCCCCAGATCTCAGCCTTGGGCGCGGCAATGTAAACCGAGTAGTTGTGGTGGCCGCTGCCCGGTCTTTCGCCGATGATGTGCAGCACGATCTTAGGCCTGGCCGCATCGGATTTGCCGAACAGGACACTCCCGATTTCATACCCGGCCCGGACCCGGCCCGATGTCACCACGACGTTCTTCTCGCCCACGGTGTACCCGGCAGCCGCAAGCTCCTTTTTCACGGCCTCCAGATAGGGCGTCAGATGGTTCTCATCCATGATGGCCTTGGCGTTCAGCCCGTCAGAAATAATGATCTGAACATCCGGCGCTTTCCCGGCCCAGGCGTCTCTCAGCGTCTCCAGCGTGGCAACGGCTGACGGACTCAGCTTTTCACCGGTGGGCGGATGAGCAACATAATCCTCACGATCCCCGGAGTTTGTGGAAACCACGACCGCATTGGGGATGGTGTTGATGAATTCCGGGGTAAATTCAGCCCAGAGCGATACCTTGGCGTCGTTGTACAGCGCCCAGATTTTTTCTCTGAGTTCCGGGTTCAGATCGCCCGGATTTTTCCCCATTCCTCTGGCAATGGGAACGCCGCGCGCTTCGATCCGCTGAATGGCGGCCTCGCCCTCAGCATAGATTTCATCTTTGGTGCGCGTGTCGCCCTTGGCCAGCTTATACTGATAGTAGACCCAGATGGGATCGCCGAAATGCTCGGTGTATTTGTCATTCTCATCAACGATTTTGATTTTTTTGAAAAACGCCCACACATCGTCGTTGACCTTGTAGCCGAACTTCTCCCGCAGGCGGACGTGATCCTGAAAGCCGGTGGTGAGATAGCTGAGCATGGGGTCGTTCTTGGTGGGCAGGGCCATGAGATAGGAGGGGCTGGCCGGTGCGATCTGATCCATGCACCAGTCCAGGTCATCCAGGCTGACGGGCATGTGAAGGGTGGAACAGATATCCAGCCCCAGACACAGGCCGTGCAGCTTGCCCATGACGATATCCTCCAGGCAGCACCGGACCAGCTGTTCACGGCTTTTGAAGACCTCCGGGCCGATAAAACCGGCCACGTCGTTGAGGTGCAGCCAGGGCTTTCCTTCGGGTGCAACCTTGGCGACCTCCTGAGCCAGGGCGCGGGCAAATCCGTATTTGCGGGACTCGTGAACCACCATGTCAAACCCGTGGCCTGCGCCGTTGGTATAATCCGCCCCCTGTCCGGTCTCAAAGTAAAGCCCGTACTGGCCGTTGCGCATTTTGGCGTAATTCATCATCTTTTCGATGGTCAGATCAAAGGTCTGGTTGGCGTCGTCTGTTCCGGCCAGGCTCTGAAACCAGATGGCGGTTTCGCCCGGATATTTTTTTTCCACCTCAGCCTGCTTGTCGATGTGGGACAGTACGCACCAGGGCAGCGTCTTTTCCATGCCGAACGTCACCAGCACATCTCTGAGTGTTTTTTCAATGGCCGCGATATTTTCAACCGAATCCGAGACCGGATTGTTGCCGAGAATCAGGTCGCCGGTGGCATAGCTCCAGCCGTTGAACACCTGCCACATGATATCTTCGGGATTGTCCGTGGGCGAGTTGGGCTGAATCCGCGCCCCCAGATAGCCGGCAGCTCCCAGATTGCTGCCGGGCAGCGGGTTGAAGACCTTTTTGCCGATCACGGTCAGCTCCGCATTGCTCATCAGCTTGATCACACTGCCGATCACGTCGCTGTTCAGTCCGCCCATGATTCCCCTGATCTCAGCCTCCGGCTGCGTCAGCAGGAAATGCTTCAGATCACCCATTGTCCAGTCTCTGACCTTTTCATACTGCGCCGCATCCGTGGTTTTCCAGATCAGTTTCTGCAGGTTGTCTTCAAACAGCGGATGCTCATGGATGGCTTTTATTTTTGTATTGGCCAGAAGCATACGGGCGTTCACACGGGAGATATCGTTGTCCGCCGCCACGCCGAGGCCCTCATCCCCCTCTTTAAACGCATTGGCCGCACCGATAACCTGCTGATACAGGGAATGGTCAAAAGCGCCTTTGACGCGCTGAACATATCCGAACACGTCTTCATCCGGTTTAACCGATTCAATGGTTACCGCGCCGACCACAGAGGCCAGGCACAGTATACACGCACAGGCACCGGTCAGAATCTTACTTTTCTCTCTCATCTCTGTCGTACCTCCTTCAGGTTAAAATAAGTCTCCGTTTTTGCTGCTCCGGAATGAGGATTTTATGAATTGCAACTTTTGTCTCCCGGCGGTACCGGACTTCAGGTCCGATACGCCCTGTCACGTTGCAGTGTACTGAATCCCCGCTCCTCTTTATACATCCGGGTACTCCGAAATCACCTCCTTCGTCTTTCCCTTTTTACGTCTGATGCGGAATAAAATACAAAGTGCTGTTTTCATACCGGAAAAACTGACTTTGCAAGCGGCTGATTTTACATCAGAAGTCTGTTATTGCCGGGCGGCCTGTCCTGAAACTTCAGGATGAAGCCCTGGGTCACACCGGCCATTTGCAGAAAAAACATGCGCCTTTTCGTTAATGCAAGAATGATGCAGGTTCAGGTGGGAAATTTGTTTTTTTATCCTGCCGCATCTGACACTGAGCCGGCAGGGGGCTGGCAAACAGTATTTCTGACACCGTTTGTCATTATTTTTTTGCGAAAAACTGATTTTATTCATTTTTCTGCCGTCCCACCGGGACTTGCAGCGGTTTAAGGTTTCCGATCCCGGCAGCCGGGCTATTGCCGTTCGTTCCTCCGGGATTTAAAAAAATGCCCCCGGATGAAACCATCAGACTCAGAACATACCACAGGATTGTTTACAGGAGGGAAAATTTTATTGTCAGATACCGATACCGGGCAGGAGGATATTTTGTCTGTTTGCGGCTTCGGATGAAAGACATTTTGGTAGAGAGGTGCAACCCAAATGTAACATTTGTCATGTTGTTATACTCAGCGCCGTCACAATCTGTCATTCCGAACGGATGTGAGGAATCTTAAGATTTCTCCCTTCGGTCGAAATGACAAAGGCTCATTTTATAAATCACGGTCGGGTTATACCGATTCACAGTTGAAATATCACATTAAAACAAATGTCAGCGCCTTTTTTCAAAGATTCATACGTCTCTTTTCAATGATAACTTTCAACATAGAATTGGTATTAATCGGTGGTGGTGGAAGAATCGGGGTATTTCGGGTGTGTCCGGCTTTCGGCAAACACAGGAGGAAAGATCGGTGTAAATGATCCGCCTGGTTTTGCAGAATAAGTTTAATGAACACGCAAAGAATCTGGAAAGACGCTGATAACACAGAGACGTATCAGGATTACAATTCGGGGATGCGGATGAAGTCAATTGTTGAGATCGCAGGGGCTTATCCGGCCGGGGCAGGCACAGGGGCCTGCCCCTACGCGGAATGTGGTAC
This window encodes:
- the eutB gene encoding ethanolamine ammonia-lyase subunit EutB — its product is MREKSKILTGACACILCLASVVGAVTIESVKPDEDVFGYVQRVKGAFDHSLYQQVIGAANAFKEGDEGLGVAADNDISRVNARMLLANTKIKAIHEHPLFEDNLQKLIWKTTDAAQYEKVRDWTMGDLKHFLLTQPEAEIRGIMGGLNSDVIGSVIKLMSNAELTVIGKKVFNPLPGSNLGAAGYLGARIQPNSPTDNPEDIMWQVFNGWSYATGDLILGNNPVSDSVENIAAIEKTLRDVLVTFGMEKTLPWCVLSHIDKQAEVEKKYPGETAIWFQSLAGTDDANQTFDLTIEKMMNYAKMRNGQYGLYFETGQGADYTNGAGHGFDMVVHESRKYGFARALAQEVAKVAPEGKPWLHLNDVAGFIGPEVFKSREQLVRCCLEDIVMGKLHGLCLGLDICSTLHMPVSLDDLDWCMDQIAPASPSYLMALPTKNDPMLSYLTTGFQDHVRLREKFGYKVNDDVWAFFKKIKIVDENDKYTEHFGDPIWVYYQYKLAKGDTRTKDEIYAEGEAAIQRIEARGVPIARGMGKNPGDLNPELREKIWALYNDAKVSLWAEFTPEFINTIPNAVVVSTNSGDREDYVAHPPTGEKLSPSAVATLETLRDAWAGKAPDVQIIISDGLNAKAIMDENHLTPYLEAVKKELAAAGYTVGEKNVVVTSGRVRAGYEIGSVLFGKSDAARPKIVLHIIGERPGSGHHNYSVYIAAPKAEIWGKNGVDHDIVRVISGISDTAYKPTDAARETVTIVKEMTDA